From a region of the Lactuca sativa cultivar Salinas chromosome 4, Lsat_Salinas_v11, whole genome shotgun sequence genome:
- the LOC111909904 gene encoding RNA polymerase sigma factor sigE, chloroplastic/mitochondrial, with the protein MGVVTVSSSAARTPLGLSARFSSHQSPFKRKSILAFKTDKPKNTTLVSSKESANLSVDKSKENPKRLRRSKKPSERVQALSTVEAPSCSLDLDYNEAAAELDRLYKLSPSPTTIDSDTNDHVKKTPRRKKKNFDTNEKLKNTTVDIVRGHHKKLQRLTLEKRIHLKSEKNSTLITSNLKRKQGKVNEDEKINRLVKDYTASTDLGSLDWKKMKIPPVLPSSEHTRLFKLLQTMKAIIGVREELEKTLEREPTDGELAEATNMNVSQLRKQIGIGQAARNKLIKHNLRLVLFVMNKYFQEFANGRNFQDFCQAGVKGLITAVDRFEPGRKLQLSTYALFWIRHAIIRSMTLSSFFKVPFGLESVRIEIQKAKKKLWFELMRTPTDEEIAKKAGISLQRYREVTKVSKPILSLNRRNSVTQEEFINTIEDNDGVGDDERRQTALLRLALDDVLDSLKPKESLVIRQRYGLDGKGNRTLGEIAGNLNISREMVRKHEVKALMKLKHPARVEYLRHYLL; encoded by the exons ATGGGAGTTGTGACTGTATCTAGCTCTGCTGCAAGGACCCCACTTGGATTAAGTGCAAGATTCTCTTCTCATCAATCTCCATTCAAAAGAAAGTCAATATTAGCATTCAAAACAGATAAACCCAAGAACACAACTTTAGTTTCTTCCAAAGAATCTGCAAATTTATCTGTCGACAAATCTAAAGAAAACCCAAAGAGACTTAGACGAAGTAAAAAGCCTTCAGAAAGAGTACAAGCTTTGTCCACTGTTGAAGCTCCTTCATGCTCATTAGATTTGGATTACAATGAAGCTGCAGCTGAACTCGATAGATTATACAAACTGAGTCCAAGTCCAACAACCATTGACTCTGATACCAATGATCATGTGAAAAAAACTCCACgaagaaaaaagaaaaactttGATACCAATGAGAAGCTAAAAAACACAACCGTTGATATTGTAAGGGGGCACCATAAAAAGTTGCAAAGGTTGACTCTTGAGAAAAGGATTCATCTGAAAAGTGAGAAAAACTCAACATTAATTACATCAAATTTGAAAAGAAAACAAGGAAAGGTGAATGAAGATGAAAAGATCAACAGACTGGTTAAAGACTACACAGCCTCTACAGATTTAGGAAGTTTAGATTGGAAGAAAATGAAAATCCCACCGGTTCTTCCTTCTTCAGAACACACTCGACTCTTTAAGTTATTACAAACAATGAAG GCAATCATTGGAGTGAGAGAAGAGTTGGAGAAAACTTTGGAAAGAGAACCAACAGATGGAGAGTTAGCAGAGGCTACAAACATGAACGTGTCACAACTAAGAAAACAAATTGGAATCGGTCAAGCAGCTAGAAATAAACTAATAAAG CATAATCTTCGACTGGTTTTGTTTGTGATGAACAAATATTTTCAAGAGTTTGCAAATGGAAGAAATTTCCAAGACTTTTGCCAAGCAGGAGTAAAGGGTTTGATCACAGCCGTTGATCGCTTTGAACCTGGAAGAAAACTACAACTTTCAACATATGCTTTGTTTTGGATTCGACATGCTATCATACGTTCTATGACACTTTCAAGTTTCTTTAAAGTACCTTTTGGCCTTGAATCG GTTAGAATAGAGATACAAAAGGCAAAAAAGAAGCTATGGTTTGAACTTATGAGAACTCCAACAGACGAAGAGATAGCAAAGAAAGCTGGAATTTCACTTCAGAGATACCGTGAAGTGACAAAAGTATCAAAACCCATTCTCTCTCTAAACAGAAGAAATTCAGTTACACAAGAAGAATTTATTAACACGATTGAGGATAATGATGGTGTTGGTGATGATGAGAGGCGCCAAACTGCTCTTCTCAGGCTTGCCCTCGATGATGTg cTTGATTCATTGAAGCCGAAGGAGAGCTTGGTGATAAGACAAAGATATGGATTGGATGGAAAAGGGAATAGAACACTGGGAGAGATTGCGGGTAATTTGAATATATCAAGAGAAATGGTTAGGAAGCATGAAGTGAAGGCTCTGATGAAGCTCAAACATCCAGCTCGAGTTGAATATCTACGCCACTATCTCTTATGA